A region of the Anas platyrhynchos isolate ZD024472 breed Pekin duck chromosome 31, IASCAAS_PekinDuck_T2T, whole genome shotgun sequence genome:
tcccttcttggCGGGTGcagagttttttcttctcaccgtcatggcctacgaccgctacgttgccatctgcaagcccctgcactacgggagcctcctgggcagcagagcttgtgctcagatggcagcagctgcctggggcagtggctttctcaatgctgtcctgcacacggccaacacattttcccttcccctctgccaaggcaatgctgtggaccagttcttctgtgaaatccctcagatcctcaagctctcctgctcaaatgcctacctcagggaagttggggcacttgtGTTTAGTATTTCTTTAGCCTtcggttgttttgttttcattgtggtgtcctatgtgcagatcttcagggcagtgctgaggatgccctctgagcagggccggcacaaagccttttccacgtgcctccctcacctggctgtggtctccctctttcttAGCACtgtcatgtttgcctacctgaagcccccttccatctcctctccatcgcTGGATCTcgtggtggcagttctgtactcagtgctgcctccagcagtgaaccccctcatctacagcatgaggaataaaGAGCTCAAGGAGGCACTGAGGACGTTATtgcaatattcagtatttcaaaaaggaaatggTCTTCTGCATCTGATTCCCTGAAGTATACCTGGAGAAGGCAGAAACACCTTTgttcatatatttcaaaaaattcTCATCCTTTTCAATATCATACCAATattctaaataattttataatttcattttataaatttaagatgtttttcttcctctgtcttcttctaacttttctttttacccAAAGATCTCATGTAGAGGTGCTTCTAAGCTCTTTGTAGCTAACTAAATAAAGGAACCAGCAGGTAGGCAGTTTCTGTGGATCTCATTTCTCATACACTCTTCTCAGGCACAGCAGTGGTTTTGGGATGAAGATCCCTGCTGCAACGTGCTGGAAAGCCCTGGTGTCCTCCTTTGGGGCTGCCCTTTCTGCCCTGGCAGGcactccctccctgcagcctttgGAGGGGACCTCCAAAGCCCATCTAGCCACCACCACTAGACACGCATGGACACCTacaccaggcagcccaggcccATTTCCACTTGGGTTTGGGGTATCTCCAGTTGAGGAGGACTCCCCCATTTTGGGGAAACCTGATCAAGTGCTTGGTATTGGAAACATGATCCAGTTCTTGATATTGCTCACAGTAAAAGTGTTTTCCTGTGTGCAATTCCCATGTCTTGTCCAATCACCAGGCATTGCTGAGACTGTCAGAGGAAAAGATCTGATAGCAAATCCATGTCTCACAGACAGCTCATAGCAGCAGGCAGAGATGAACTAGACATGTTTTCTTGGTATTAGTCAGAACCAAAATGGTCACCAAGGCCTCTATATTCAGTAAAAAGAGTTCAAGGATGAGAAGAGCATGTATTGATAGGAAGACCATGAAAAGCCACCAGGACAAGGGCCATTTTCTGCCCCTGCAGGAGACTGACCCTGGGCAAGGCCCAACCTGGGAAGCAGCTGTGTTGGACGTTCATGGTGGGCagtgagctgggcaggaggcagccctgCGCCATGGGAGCACAGGAAGGAAGGCTGAGGggcacctcactgcagcctgccaggagttgcagggatgtcaggaagagccCCCACggggccaggctgt
Encoded here:
- the LOC139999982 gene encoding olfactory receptor 14J1-like → MAYDRYVAICKPLHYGSLLGSRACAQMAAAAWGSGFLNAVLHTANTFSLPLCQGNAVDQFFCEIPQILKLSCSNAYLREVGALVFSISLAFGCFVFIVVSYVQIFRAVLRMPSEQGRHKAFSTCLPHLAVVSLFLSTVMFAYLKPPSISSPSLDLVVAVLYSVLPPAVNPLIYSMRNKELKEALRTLLQYSVFQKGNGLLHLIP